One window of Desulfobacca acetoxidans DSM 11109 genomic DNA carries:
- a CDS encoding HepT-like ribonuclease domain-containing protein — protein sequence MSKRRDHDYVLDIIEALNRLEAYTADLSYEEFWHDTKTQDAVIRNIEVIGEAVKNLSPRLRRTSPQIPWRDMARARDKLIHHYFGINYEIVWTIATEELKTLQAKIEAVLTDLRQEK from the coding sequence ATGTCTAAACGCCGTGACCACGATTACGTGCTGGATATTATTGAGGCCTTAAATCGTCTCGAGGCTTATACGGCCGATTTATCCTATGAGGAATTCTGGCATGATACCAAAACCCAGGATGCGGTTATACGAAATATCGAGGTCATCGGTGAGGCGGTTAAAAACCTGTCTCCTCGGTTGCGAAGAACTTCTCCCCAGATACCCTGGAGGGATATGGCCAGGGCTCGGGATAAGTTGATTCATCACTATTTTGGTATCAATTATGAGATCGTTTGGACTATCGCCACTGAAGAACTCAAAACGTTGCAAGCCAAAATTGAGGCAGTTCTTACCGACCTGAGGCAGGAAAAATGA
- a CDS encoding TIGR02594 family protein: MGFEPAWLRIAWQELGVKGAPETSDNLRIVEYLEATPLGRPGNENNETPWCCGFVNWVLKQAGIESRTNSAWARSWLNWGVAADEPIPGTIAVFSRKANAGHVGFYLAEDATRIQVLGGNQGNAATIAWFPKANLLGYRERQGWTVPTRKSCLWLSGPYLLSPLQWWGIILVARRGVPRKMN; the protein is encoded by the coding sequence GTGGGTTTCGAACCCGCGTGGTTGAGAATCGCCTGGCAGGAACTGGGCGTCAAAGGGGCTCCTGAAACTAGTGATAATTTGCGGATAGTAGAATACTTGGAAGCCACGCCCCTGGGTCGGCCGGGAAATGAGAATAACGAAACACCATGGTGTTGTGGTTTCGTGAATTGGGTACTCAAACAGGCCGGCATCGAATCCCGGACCAACTCCGCCTGGGCTCGGTCCTGGCTCAATTGGGGCGTCGCTGCCGACGAGCCGATACCGGGGACCATCGCGGTCTTTTCCCGAAAAGCTAACGCCGGGCATGTGGGCTTCTACCTGGCCGAAGACGCCACCCGCATCCAGGTCCTAGGCGGCAACCAGGGCAACGCCGCAACCATCGCCTGGTTCCCCAAGGCTAACCTCTTGGGGTATCGGGAGCGACAAGGCTGGACGGTGCCAACGAGAAAGTCCTGTTTATGGTTATCGGGGCCTTATCTTCTATCGCCACTTCAGTGGTGGGGTATTATTTTGGTAGCTCGGAGAGGAGTGCCAAGAAAAATGAATTAG
- a CDS encoding helix-turn-helix domain-containing protein: MSIFLLKLGEILLTSFNCGIIITTKRKLIILQSHGGNGEEEEMFGEFIKRRRVSQGITLREFCRRLNVDASNWSKVERGLLSPPQDEEKLQEIAQVLEIPLNSDSWKELRDSANIDAGLIPKDILSDQQIVNALPMFFRTIRSDKPTQEELEVLIEILRKDKDIEL; this comes from the coding sequence TTGTCTATCTTCCTTTTAAAGTTGGGCGAAATTTTATTGACTTCATTTAATTGTGGTATTATAATTACCACAAAGAGAAAATTGATAATTTTGCAAAGCCATGGAGGCAACGGTGAGGAGGAAGAAATGTTTGGCGAATTTATTAAAAGGAGGAGGGTCAGTCAGGGCATAACGTTAAGGGAATTTTGCCGAAGGCTGAATGTGGATGCCAGCAATTGGAGCAAGGTCGAGAGAGGTTTGCTCTCACCTCCTCAGGATGAGGAAAAGCTCCAGGAAATAGCCCAGGTCCTGGAAATCCCCTTAAACTCTGACTCTTGGAAAGAACTGCGGGACAGCGCCAATATTGATGCAGGACTGATCCCCAAAGACATTTTATCAGATCAACAGATAGTCAACGCCCTACCAATGTTTTTTCGCACCATCAGGAGCGATAAACCCACACAAGAAGAACTGGAGGTCCTCATAGAAATCTTAAGAAAGGATAAAGATATTGAACTATAA
- a CDS encoding ImmA/IrrE family metallo-endopeptidase, with protein sequence MNYKDFRCAWIDKKIIWDIADRARDELWAKEKLPIDMEEIIELKLQLNVEPTHGLLNLIDMDAYLKMDLSGIVVDYDSYMEARYANRLRFSLAHELGHYILHKDVYLKLNLTSAEEWKNFIINVPEDEYGDFEWQANEFAGRFLVPHNFLKARLDGVIKLIKQNKELTTYLKKDPDAVLSRVSPVLRKPFGVSEEVIERRLKRENLWPPDF encoded by the coding sequence TTGAACTATAAGGATTTTAGGTGTGCCTGGATTGACAAAAAAATCATATGGGATATTGCCGATCGGGCAAGAGATGAGCTTTGGGCCAAAGAAAAACTACCCATAGATATGGAGGAAATAATTGAATTAAAACTGCAGCTTAATGTTGAACCGACCCATGGTCTGTTAAATCTAATTGATATGGATGCTTACTTGAAAATGGATTTAAGCGGCATCGTAGTTGACTATGATTCCTACATGGAAGCAAGATATGCCAACCGTTTGAGGTTTTCTTTAGCGCATGAACTTGGGCATTATATTCTTCATAAGGATGTTTACCTGAAATTAAACCTTACTTCCGCCGAAGAATGGAAAAATTTTATCATAAATGTACCAGAGGACGAGTATGGCGATTTCGAGTGGCAAGCGAATGAATTTGCCGGTCGTTTCTTGGTACCCCACAATTTTCTCAAAGCTCGGCTGGATGGAGTAATAAAGCTGATTAAACAGAATAAAGAATTGACAACGTATCTGAAAAAAGACCCTGATGCAGTTCTTTCTCGGGTGTCTCCTGTACTCCGAAAGCCTTTTGGAGTTTCGGAAGAAGTTATTGAACGCCGGCTCAAAAGGGAAAATCTCTGGCCTCCTGATTTCTGA
- a CDS encoding HD domain-containing protein, with protein sequence MAKNIHEIRDSIHVFIRLDDQERKVLDSRPFQRLRHIHQLALTYLIYPGATHKRFDHSLGVMELASRIFDVVTNPDNVTDDVRNLLPELKDQNKLQYWRLVLRMAALCHDIGHLPFSHAAEKELLPEGWNHEKLTREIIQSSEMQEIWNSITPPLRANDITKLAVGPKEASDLTFTDWETILSEIIVGDAFGADRMDYLLRDSHHIGVVYGKFDHYRLIDTLRILSFLPSCEKGASVEPALGVEEGGIHTSEALMLARYFMYSQVYCHPVRRIYDIHLKDFLKEWLQNGKFSTDIQQHIKMTDNEITVAFMEEAFDESRPIHQHARRILRREHFKVIYERNPNDVRINPEAGQSVFNALKQEFGEEHFRRDRYPQKGGAPDFPVRLRGGQIVSSLAKSDTLKSVPIVSVDYVFCDRKIYGRADEWLKAIRDKIILPKREEDINGQN encoded by the coding sequence ATGGCTAAAAATATTCATGAGATTCGTGACTCTATTCATGTATTCATCCGTTTGGACGATCAGGAGCGGAAAGTCTTAGACTCCCGTCCCTTTCAACGCCTCCGTCATATTCATCAACTGGCGCTCACATACCTCATATATCCCGGCGCCACCCATAAGCGCTTTGATCATTCCCTGGGGGTAATGGAACTCGCTAGTCGAATCTTTGACGTGGTTACAAATCCAGATAATGTCACAGACGATGTAAGGAATTTGCTTCCGGAATTAAAAGATCAGAATAAACTCCAGTATTGGAGGCTTGTTCTTCGCATGGCGGCACTTTGTCATGACATTGGGCATCTTCCATTCTCCCATGCTGCCGAAAAAGAGTTACTACCTGAAGGTTGGAACCATGAAAAATTAACTCGTGAGATTATTCAAAGTAGTGAAATGCAGGAAATATGGAATAGTATAACTCCTCCACTTAGAGCTAATGACATTACAAAACTTGCCGTGGGCCCAAAGGAGGCTTCGGACCTAACATTTACAGATTGGGAAACTATTCTATCGGAAATTATTGTTGGAGATGCCTTCGGTGCTGATAGAATGGATTATTTACTAAGAGATTCACATCATATTGGTGTGGTTTACGGTAAATTTGATCACTATCGTTTAATAGATACGTTAAGGATTCTATCATTTTTACCATCATGCGAAAAAGGGGCTTCAGTAGAGCCGGCACTTGGTGTTGAAGAAGGTGGCATTCACACCTCTGAGGCCCTGATGCTAGCACGTTATTTTATGTATTCACAAGTTTATTGTCATCCAGTTCGTCGTATTTATGATATTCATTTAAAGGATTTCCTTAAGGAATGGCTACAGAATGGCAAATTTTCTACTGATATACAGCAACATATTAAAATGACAGACAATGAAATTACAGTAGCATTTATGGAAGAAGCGTTTGATGAAAGCAGGCCGATTCATCAACACGCTCGTAGGATTCTACGGCGAGAACATTTTAAAGTGATTTATGAGCGCAACCCCAATGATGTGAGGATCAATCCTGAAGCAGGGCAGTCAGTCTTCAATGCTCTCAAACAAGAGTTCGGAGAAGAACATTTTCGGCGTGACCGTTATCCACAAAAAGGAGGTGCTCCCGATTTTCCGGTCCGGCTCAGAGGCGGGCAGATTGTTTCGTCACTTGCCAAATCGGATACATTAAAAAGCGTTCCCATCGTCTCAGTCGACTACGTCTTTTGTGATCGCAAGATATACGGGAGGGCAGACGAGTGGCTGAAGGCAATCCGGGATAAAATCATACTACCTAAAAGAGAGGAGGATATTAATGGACAGAATTAA
- a CDS encoding type I restriction endonuclease: MFSTEADARMKIDQLLKEAGWNIHNKTQISTEEAAADGRADYLLKNSRTQPLAVIEAKRFTTDPYSAKTQAKAYAQALSAPFVILSNGQEHYFWDYADGDARPVLGIPNQADLDRRANLKIHQIHRISMPTKGF; encoded by the coding sequence ATGTTCTCTACGGAAGCTGACGCCAGGATGAAAATCGATCAGCTTCTGAAAGAAGCCGGTTGGAATATTCACAATAAAACCCAGATATCCACCGAGGAGGCAGCGGCGGACGGCAGGGCCGACTACCTTCTGAAAAACTCCCGCACGCAGCCTCTGGCCGTAATCGAAGCCAAACGGTTTACCACCGATCCTTACAGCGCCAAAACCCAAGCAAAAGCATACGCTCAAGCCCTCTCCGCCCCTTTTGTTATCCTTAGCAACGGTCAGGAGCATTATTTCTGGGATTACGCCGACGGCGATGCCCGCCCGGTTCTTGGAATTCCCAACCAAGCAGATTTGGATCGTCGGGCTAATCTAAAAATTCACCAGATTCACCGCATATCAATGCCAACTAAGGGCTTTTAA
- the tadA gene encoding tRNA adenosine(34) deaminase TadA, with translation MKTSQPQLNDPTLIDQEAIDQAYMCLAIGEAKKASSLQEVPVGAVVIDKAGKIIGQGHNQPIASHDPSAHAEIVALRQASACSRNYRLPDCTMYVTLEPCIMCIGAVLQARLRRLVYGADDPKGGACVSLYRLPEDTRLNHRLEVVRGVCEAECRTLLQEFFRRRRL, from the coding sequence TTGAAAACAAGTCAACCGCAGCTAAACGACCCCACCCTAATTGACCAGGAGGCGATTGACCAAGCGTATATGTGCCTGGCCATCGGAGAGGCGAAGAAGGCCTCGAGTCTTCAAGAGGTGCCGGTGGGAGCCGTAGTGATCGATAAAGCAGGAAAGATTATCGGTCAAGGCCACAACCAACCCATCGCCAGCCACGATCCCTCCGCCCACGCCGAAATCGTTGCTCTACGTCAGGCGTCAGCCTGCAGCCGAAATTACCGATTGCCCGACTGCACAATGTATGTTACCTTAGAACCTTGTATAATGTGCATCGGAGCCGTGTTGCAGGCCCGACTGCGGCGGCTGGTCTATGGCGCCGACGATCCGAAAGGCGGCGCCTGCGTTTCTCTCTACCGCCTGCCCGAGGATACCCGCCTAAATCATCGGCTGGAGGTCGTTCGGGGGGTGTGCGAGGCTGAGTGCCGCACCCTGCTGCAGGAGTTTTTCCGCCGGCGCCGACTGTGA
- a CDS encoding amidohydrolase family protein, translating to MPFDHLIHQALLLTMEPRSRPLAHGFVAIQGTEIVAVGQAEDRENLPPARQYWDMNGDLVMPGLINNHCHAAMTLFRGLADDLPLDEWLQQHIFPAEARWVDYEFVYTGTLLAAAELIRGGVTAVADAYFWETAARQAFAESGLRGVAAQGVIDFPAPGVPNPTDNIRVAQEFIDSGSASSPPLITSTLFCHSPYTCSAPTLKQAKDLTRQRGLSFFIHLAETRWEEAQIRRQTGLSPVAYLDSLGILDEMTVAAHAVWVDPADQEILARRGVKICHCPECNLKLASGVAPIPDLLARGLVIGLGTDGAASNNNLNIFGEMNLAAKLHKAIRLDPTVMSAREVVELATSKGAQVLDLGEITGTLTPGKCADLIVVNLHQPHLTPLYDPYSHLVYAAAASDVQHVMVHGRWLMLDRRLLTLDWPTIKRKALALAERINSTAARFPA from the coding sequence ATGCCTTTCGATCATCTCATTCATCAGGCGCTCCTGCTCACCATGGAGCCCCGGAGTCGACCGCTGGCACACGGCTTCGTGGCCATTCAAGGTACCGAAATTGTCGCAGTGGGCCAGGCCGAAGACCGGGAAAATCTCCCGCCGGCACGGCAGTATTGGGATATGAACGGCGATCTCGTCATGCCGGGATTGATCAATAATCACTGTCACGCCGCCATGACTTTATTCCGCGGATTAGCGGATGATCTTCCTTTGGACGAGTGGTTGCAGCAGCATATTTTTCCGGCCGAAGCCCGGTGGGTGGATTATGAATTTGTCTACACCGGGACGTTGTTGGCTGCAGCAGAGCTTATCCGAGGAGGGGTAACCGCCGTCGCTGATGCCTATTTTTGGGAAACCGCAGCCCGCCAGGCCTTTGCCGAGTCCGGTTTGCGGGGAGTGGCAGCCCAAGGCGTCATCGACTTCCCGGCCCCCGGCGTCCCCAATCCGACCGATAATATCCGGGTTGCGCAGGAGTTTATCGATTCCGGGAGTGCTTCGTCTCCCCCTCTGATCACCTCCACCCTGTTCTGTCATTCACCTTATACCTGCAGCGCCCCTACCCTGAAACAGGCCAAGGACCTCACCCGCCAGCGAGGTCTGTCCTTTTTCATCCATCTGGCCGAAACCCGATGGGAGGAGGCACAGATCCGGCGGCAGACCGGTCTGAGTCCCGTAGCCTATCTAGACAGCCTCGGCATTCTCGATGAAATGACGGTCGCAGCCCATGCGGTCTGGGTGGACCCGGCGGATCAAGAGATTCTGGCCCGCCGCGGAGTAAAAATCTGCCACTGTCCGGAATGCAACCTGAAGCTGGCATCAGGCGTTGCCCCCATTCCAGACCTCCTGGCCCGGGGGCTGGTTATCGGCTTAGGAACCGACGGCGCCGCATCCAATAACAATCTCAATATATTTGGTGAAATGAACCTTGCGGCCAAGCTGCATAAGGCGATCCGCCTGGATCCTACCGTAATGTCGGCACGTGAGGTCGTAGAACTGGCCACCTCCAAAGGTGCCCAGGTACTGGATCTGGGAGAGATAACGGGAACCCTGACCCCGGGCAAATGTGCCGATCTAATCGTCGTAAATCTCCACCAACCCCATCTAACTCCGCTGTACGATCCCTATTCCCACCTGGTGTATGCCGCCGCCGCAAGTGATGTCCAACACGTCATGGTGCATGGCCGCTGGCTCATGCTAGACCGGAGGCTGCTGACCCTCGACTGGCCGACTATCAAACGCAAAGCCTTGGCGTTGGCCGAGCGGATTAATTCGACTGCGGCCAGATTCCCCGCCTGA